A single genomic interval of Arctopsyche grandis isolate Sample6627 chromosome 8, ASM5162203v2, whole genome shotgun sequence harbors:
- the AGO1 gene encoding protein argonaute-1 isoform X9 — protein MSTERELTPGGPEPLAHLSIPDIASIGLNAAVSILGKAYGCGQCGAPPASGSVGSNASGVTGVSGGSGSVGGGSGTLGLVPANPQPTADLPVFSCPRRPNLGREGRPIGLRANHFQISMPRGFVHHYDINIQPDKCPRKVNREIIETMVHAYSKIFGTLKPVFDGRNNLYTRDPLPIGNDRLELEVTLPGEGKDRVFRVTIKWVAQVSLYALEEALEGRTRQIPYDAILALDVVMRHLPSMTYTPVGRSFFSSPDGYYHPLGGGREVWFGFHQSVRPSQWKMMLNIDVSATAFYKAQPVIDFMCEVLDIRDINEQRKPLTDSQRVKFTKEIKGLKIEITHCGTMKRKYRVCNVTRRPAQMQSFPLQLENGQTVECTVAKYFLDKYKMKLRYPHLPCLQVGQEHKHTYLPLEVSNIVPGQRCIKKLTDMQTSTMIKATARSAPDREREINNLVRRADFNNDSYVQEFGLTISNHMMEVRGRVLPPPKLQYGGRISSLGGQMVACSQSKQQALPNQGVWDMRGKQFFTGVEIRVWAIACFAPQRTVREDALKNFTQQLQKISNDAGMPIIGQPCFCKYATGPDQVEPMFKYLKSTFVSLQLVVVVLPGKTPVYAEVKRVGDTVLGMATQCVQAKNVNKTSPQTLSNLCLKINVKLGGINSILVPSLRPKVFNEPVIFLGADVTHPPAGDNKKPSIAAVVGSMDAHPSRYAATVRVQQHRQEIIQEMSSMVRELLIMFYKSTGGFKPHRIIMYRDGVSEGQFIHVLQHELTAVREACIKLEADYKPGITFIVVQKRHHTRLFCSDKKEQSGKSGNIPAGTTVDVGITHPTEFDFYLCSHQGIQGTSRPSHYHVLWDDNHFDSDELQCLTYQLCHTYVRCTRSVSIPAPAYYAHLVAFRARYHLVEKEHDSGEGSHQSGCSEDRTPGAMARAITVHADTKKVMYFA, from the exons ATGTCTACAGAAAGAGAATTAACACCTGGTGGTCCAGAACCACTGGCGCATTTGTCGATTCCGGACATCGCATCAATTGGATTAAATGCAGCGGTTAGCATCTTGGGAAAGGCGTATGGATGCGGGCAGTGTGGAG CACCCCCAGCCAGTGGAAGTGTCGGTTCCAATGCAAGTGGTGTTACGGGAGTTTCGGGAGGGAGTGGGAGTGTCGGAGGAGGGAGTGGAACATTGGGGTTGGTACCAGCCAACCCCCAACCAACCGCTGATTTACCAGTATTCTCATGCCCTCGTCGACCCAATTTAGGTCGCGAAGGTCGACCTATTGGTCTAAGAGCAAATCATTTCCAAATATCAATGCCTAGAGGATTCGTCCATCACTATGATATCaatatacaaccagataaatgCCCTCGAAAG gTAAATAGGGAAATTATTGAGACAATGGTACATGCATATAGCAAAATTTTCGGAACTTTAAAACCAGTATTTGATGGCCGAAATAATCTTTATACACGAGACCCATTACCGATTGGTAACGATAGACTCGAATTAGAAGTAACCTTACCTGGTGAAGGTAAAGATCGTGTTTTTCGCGTAACTATTAAATGGGTCGCACAG GTTTCGCTATATGCTTTGGAAGAAGCGCTTGAGGGGCGCACTCGACAAATACCTTATGATGCCATCCTTGCCTTGGATGTTGTTATGCGGCATTTACCATCTATGACGTATACTCCTGTTGGCAGGAGCTTTTTCTCATCTCCAGATGGTTACTATCATCCTCTCGGTGGGGGGCGAGAAGTTTGGTTTGGTTTCCATCAATCTGTTCGACCAAGCCAATGGAAAATGATGCTTAACATCGATG TTTCGGCAACTGCATTTTACAAGGCTCAACCAGTGATAGATTTTATGTGTGAAGTTCTCGATATCAGAGATATCAACGAGCAGAGAAAACCACTGACTGATTCACAAAGAGTCAAATTCACCAAAGAAATCAAAGGTTTGAAAATAGAAATAACGCATTGTGGtacaatgaaaagaaaatatagaGTATGCAACGTTACACGACGACCTGCACAAATGCAATC ATTCCCTTTACAATTAGAAAATGGACAAACAGTGGAATGTACTGTAGCCAAGTATTTCTTAGACaagtataaaatgaaattacgCTATCCTCATCTTCCTTGTCTTCAAGTTGGTCAAgagcacaaacacacatatttacCCTTAGAAGTATCAAATATCGTTCCAGGACAgagatgtataaaaaaattgacagaTATGCAAACGTCGACGATGATTAAAGCAACAGCTCGTAGCGCTCCAGATAG AGAACGAGAGATCAATAATTTAGTTCGACGAGCCGATTTCAATAATGATTCGTACGTGCAAGAATTTGGTTTGACAATTAGCAATCATATGATGGAAGTACGTGGTCGAGTATTGCCACCTCCTAAACTACAATATGGTGGACGAATTTCTTCACTGGGAGGACaa ATGGTGGCTTGTTCACAGAGTAAACAGCAGGCGCTGCCCAATCAGGGAGTGTGGGATATGCGTGGAAAACAGTTCTTCACTGGAGTTGAAATTCGCGTCTGGGCCATCGCATGTTTTGCACCGCAACGTACTGTTCGGGAGGATGCTTTAAA AAATTTTACGCAGCAGCTGCAAAAGATCTCGAACGATGCTGGCATGCCGATAATAGGACAACCTTGCTTTTGCAAATACGCCACTGGACCTGATCAAGTTGAACCTAtgttcaaatatttgaaatctaCATTTGTTTCATTGCAGTTAGTTGTCGTTGTTCTTCCAGGAAAAACTCCAGTTtatg CTGAAGTAAAAAGAGTTGGAGATACTGTTCTCGGAATGGCTACTCAATGCGTCCAAGCAAAAAATGTCAATAAAACATCACCACAGACATTAAGCAATCTCTGTTTGAAAATTAATGTTAAATTGGGTGGCATAAACTCAATTTTGGTGCCGTCTCTTAGACCCAAAGTGTTCAACGAGCCTGTCATATTTTTGGGAGCCGACGTGACACATCCTCCCGCTGGAGACAATAAGAAGCCATCTATAGCAGCCGTTGTCGGGTCAATGGACGCTCATCCGTCTAGATATGCAGCCACTGTACGAGTACAGCAGCATAG GCAGGAGATTATTCAGGAAATGAGTAGTATGGTCCGTGAGTTACTCATAATGTTCTATAAAAGTACGGGTGGTTTCAAACCGCACCGAATCATCATGTACCGAGATGGTGTGTCAGAAGGACAGTTTATACATGTTTTACAACACGAATTGACTGCGGTCCGTGAAGCTTGCATTAAACTCGAAGCCGATTATAAACCTGGTATAACATTCATTGTGGTGCAAAAACGTCACCACACCCGACTGTTCTGTTCCGATAAAAAAGAACAGTCTGGCAAGTCTGGAAATATACCTGCAGGCACGACGGTAGACGTTGGCATAACACATCCAACCGAGTTTGACTTTTATTTATGCAGTCATCAAGGTATTCAG ggtACAAGTCGACCATCTCATTACCATGTCTTGTGGGATGATAATCATTTCGATTCAGACGAGCTGCAGTGCTTGACTTATCAGCTATGTCACACGTATGTGCGCTGCACAAGATCGGTGAGCATTCCAGCGCCAGCATACTACGCTCATCTTGTTGCGTTTAGAGCTCGCTATCACCTTGTGGAAAAAGAGCACGATTCTGGTGAAGGCAGTCATCAATCTGGCTGTTCCGAAGATCGCACTCCTGGCGCAATGGCTAGAGCTATCACAGTTCATGCCGACACAAAGAAAGTCATGTACTTTgcttaa
- the AGO1 gene encoding protein argonaute-1 isoform X3, with translation MSTERELTPGGPEPLAHLSIPDIASIGLNAAVSILGKAYGCGQCGAPPASGSVGSNASGVTGVSGGSGSVGGGSGTLGLVPANPQPTADLPVFSCPRRPNLGREGRPIGLRANHFQISMPRGFVHHYDINIQPDKCPRKVNREIIETMVHAYSKIFGTLKPVFDGRNNLYTRDPLPIGNDRLELEVTLPGEGKDRVFRVTIKWVAQVSLYALEEALEGRTRQIPYDAILALDVVMRHLPSMTYTPVGRSFFSSPDGYYHPLGGGREVWFGFHQSVRPSQWKMMLNIDVSATAFYKAQPVIDFMCEVLDIRDINEQRKPLTDSQRVKFTKEIKGLKIEITHCGTMKRKYRVCNVTRRPAQMQSFPLQLENGQTVECTVAKYFLDKYKMKLRYPHLPCLQVGQEHKHTYLPLEVSNIVPGQRCIKKLTDMQTSTMIKATARSAPDREREINNLVRRADFNNDSYVQEFGLTISNHMMEVRGRVLPPPKLQYGGRISSLGGQMVACSQSKQQALPNQGVWDMRGKQFFTGVEIRVWAIACFAPQRTVREDALKNFTQQLQKISNDAGMPIIGQPCFCKYATGPDQVEPMFKYLKSTFVSLQLVVVVLPGKTPVYAEVKRVGDTVLGMATQCVQAKNVNKTSPQTLSNLCLKINVKLGGINSILVPSLRPKVFNEPVIFLGADVTHPPAGDNKKPSIAAVVGSMDAHPSRYAATVRVQQHSNVWSGVHAGTTFVRADRGGPVAEKQHSFEPAGGRQEIIQEMSSMVRELLIMFYKSTGGFKPHRIIMYRDGVSEGQFIHVLQHELTAVREACIKLEADYKPGITFIVVQKRHHTRLFCSDKKEQSGKSGNIPAGTTVDVGITHPTEFDFYLCSHQGIQGTSRPSHYHVLWDDNHFDSDELQCLTYQLCHTYVRCTRSVSIPAPAYYAHLVAFRARYHLVEKEHDSGEGSHQSGCSEDRTPGAMARAITVHADTKKVMYFA, from the exons ATGTCTACAGAAAGAGAATTAACACCTGGTGGTCCAGAACCACTGGCGCATTTGTCGATTCCGGACATCGCATCAATTGGATTAAATGCAGCGGTTAGCATCTTGGGAAAGGCGTATGGATGCGGGCAGTGTGGAG CACCCCCAGCCAGTGGAAGTGTCGGTTCCAATGCAAGTGGTGTTACGGGAGTTTCGGGAGGGAGTGGGAGTGTCGGAGGAGGGAGTGGAACATTGGGGTTGGTACCAGCCAACCCCCAACCAACCGCTGATTTACCAGTATTCTCATGCCCTCGTCGACCCAATTTAGGTCGCGAAGGTCGACCTATTGGTCTAAGAGCAAATCATTTCCAAATATCAATGCCTAGAGGATTCGTCCATCACTATGATATCaatatacaaccagataaatgCCCTCGAAAG gTAAATAGGGAAATTATTGAGACAATGGTACATGCATATAGCAAAATTTTCGGAACTTTAAAACCAGTATTTGATGGCCGAAATAATCTTTATACACGAGACCCATTACCGATTGGTAACGATAGACTCGAATTAGAAGTAACCTTACCTGGTGAAGGTAAAGATCGTGTTTTTCGCGTAACTATTAAATGGGTCGCACAG GTTTCGCTATATGCTTTGGAAGAAGCGCTTGAGGGGCGCACTCGACAAATACCTTATGATGCCATCCTTGCCTTGGATGTTGTTATGCGGCATTTACCATCTATGACGTATACTCCTGTTGGCAGGAGCTTTTTCTCATCTCCAGATGGTTACTATCATCCTCTCGGTGGGGGGCGAGAAGTTTGGTTTGGTTTCCATCAATCTGTTCGACCAAGCCAATGGAAAATGATGCTTAACATCGATG TTTCGGCAACTGCATTTTACAAGGCTCAACCAGTGATAGATTTTATGTGTGAAGTTCTCGATATCAGAGATATCAACGAGCAGAGAAAACCACTGACTGATTCACAAAGAGTCAAATTCACCAAAGAAATCAAAGGTTTGAAAATAGAAATAACGCATTGTGGtacaatgaaaagaaaatatagaGTATGCAACGTTACACGACGACCTGCACAAATGCAATC ATTCCCTTTACAATTAGAAAATGGACAAACAGTGGAATGTACTGTAGCCAAGTATTTCTTAGACaagtataaaatgaaattacgCTATCCTCATCTTCCTTGTCTTCAAGTTGGTCAAgagcacaaacacacatatttacCCTTAGAAGTATCAAATATCGTTCCAGGACAgagatgtataaaaaaattgacagaTATGCAAACGTCGACGATGATTAAAGCAACAGCTCGTAGCGCTCCAGATAG AGAACGAGAGATCAATAATTTAGTTCGACGAGCCGATTTCAATAATGATTCGTACGTGCAAGAATTTGGTTTGACAATTAGCAATCATATGATGGAAGTACGTGGTCGAGTATTGCCACCTCCTAAACTACAATATGGTGGACGAATTTCTTCACTGGGAGGACaa ATGGTGGCTTGTTCACAGAGTAAACAGCAGGCGCTGCCCAATCAGGGAGTGTGGGATATGCGTGGAAAACAGTTCTTCACTGGAGTTGAAATTCGCGTCTGGGCCATCGCATGTTTTGCACCGCAACGTACTGTTCGGGAGGATGCTTTAAA AAATTTTACGCAGCAGCTGCAAAAGATCTCGAACGATGCTGGCATGCCGATAATAGGACAACCTTGCTTTTGCAAATACGCCACTGGACCTGATCAAGTTGAACCTAtgttcaaatatttgaaatctaCATTTGTTTCATTGCAGTTAGTTGTCGTTGTTCTTCCAGGAAAAACTCCAGTTtatg CTGAAGTAAAAAGAGTTGGAGATACTGTTCTCGGAATGGCTACTCAATGCGTCCAAGCAAAAAATGTCAATAAAACATCACCACAGACATTAAGCAATCTCTGTTTGAAAATTAATGTTAAATTGGGTGGCATAAACTCAATTTTGGTGCCGTCTCTTAGACCCAAAGTGTTCAACGAGCCTGTCATATTTTTGGGAGCCGACGTGACACATCCTCCCGCTGGAGACAATAAGAAGCCATCTATAGCAGCCGTTGTCGGGTCAATGGACGCTCATCCGTCTAGATATGCAGCCACTGTACGAGTACAGCAGCATAG CAATGTATGGAGCGGCGTGCACGCCGGAACAACATTTGTTAGAGCCGACAGAGGAGGACCGGTTGCCGAAAAACAACATTCGTTTGAACCGGCGGGCGGGCg GCAGGAGATTATTCAGGAAATGAGTAGTATGGTCCGTGAGTTACTCATAATGTTCTATAAAAGTACGGGTGGTTTCAAACCGCACCGAATCATCATGTACCGAGATGGTGTGTCAGAAGGACAGTTTATACATGTTTTACAACACGAATTGACTGCGGTCCGTGAAGCTTGCATTAAACTCGAAGCCGATTATAAACCTGGTATAACATTCATTGTGGTGCAAAAACGTCACCACACCCGACTGTTCTGTTCCGATAAAAAAGAACAGTCTGGCAAGTCTGGAAATATACCTGCAGGCACGACGGTAGACGTTGGCATAACACATCCAACCGAGTTTGACTTTTATTTATGCAGTCATCAAGGTATTCAG ggtACAAGTCGACCATCTCATTACCATGTCTTGTGGGATGATAATCATTTCGATTCAGACGAGCTGCAGTGCTTGACTTATCAGCTATGTCACACGTATGTGCGCTGCACAAGATCGGTGAGCATTCCAGCGCCAGCATACTACGCTCATCTTGTTGCGTTTAGAGCTCGCTATCACCTTGTGGAAAAAGAGCACGATTCTGGTGAAGGCAGTCATCAATCTGGCTGTTCCGAAGATCGCACTCCTGGCGCAATGGCTAGAGCTATCACAGTTCATGCCGACACAAAGAAAGTCATGTACTTTgcttaa
- the AGO1 gene encoding protein argonaute-1 isoform X12 — MYPQQSWTPSPPRPPSPSQPQTSFEQLSPPPASGSVGSNASGVTGVSGGSGSVGGGSGTLGLVPANPQPTADLPVFSCPRRPNLGREGRPIGLRANHFQISMPRGFVHHYDINIQPDKCPRKVNREIIETMVHAYSKIFGTLKPVFDGRNNLYTRDPLPIGNDRLELEVTLPGEGKDRVFRVTIKWVAQVSLYALEEALEGRTRQIPYDAILALDVVMRHLPSMTYTPVGRSFFSSPDGYYHPLGGGREVWFGFHQSVRPSQWKMMLNIDVSATAFYKAQPVIDFMCEVLDIRDINEQRKPLTDSQRVKFTKEIKGLKIEITHCGTMKRKYRVCNVTRRPAQMQSFPLQLENGQTVECTVAKYFLDKYKMKLRYPHLPCLQVGQEHKHTYLPLEVSNIVPGQRCIKKLTDMQTSTMIKATARSAPDREREINNLVRRADFNNDSYVQEFGLTISNHMMEVRGRVLPPPKLQYGGRISSLGGQSKQQALPNQGVWDMRGKQFFTGVEIRVWAIACFAPQRTVREDALKNFTQQLQKISNDAGMPIIGQPCFCKYATGPDQVEPMFKYLKSTFVSLQLVVVVLPGKTPVYAEVKRVGDTVLGMATQCVQAKNVNKTSPQTLSNLCLKINVKLGGINSILVPSLRPKVFNEPVIFLGADVTHPPAGDNKKPSIAAVVGSMDAHPSRYAATVRVQQHRQEIIQEMSSMVRELLIMFYKSTGGFKPHRIIMYRDGVSEGQFIHVLQHELTAVREACIKLEADYKPGITFIVVQKRHHTRLFCSDKKEQSGKSGNIPAGTTVDVGITHPTEFDFYLCSHQGIQGTSRPSHYHVLWDDNHFDSDELQCLTYQLCHTYVRCTRSVSIPAPAYYAHLVAFRARYHLVEKEHDSGEGSHQSGCSEDRTPGAMARAITVHADTKKVMYFA; from the exons ATGTATCCTCAAC AATCATGGACCCCATCGCCGCCACGGCCCCCGAGTCCCTCACAGCCCCAGACCAGCTTCGAACAACTTTCAC CACCCCCAGCCAGTGGAAGTGTCGGTTCCAATGCAAGTGGTGTTACGGGAGTTTCGGGAGGGAGTGGGAGTGTCGGAGGAGGGAGTGGAACATTGGGGTTGGTACCAGCCAACCCCCAACCAACCGCTGATTTACCAGTATTCTCATGCCCTCGTCGACCCAATTTAGGTCGCGAAGGTCGACCTATTGGTCTAAGAGCAAATCATTTCCAAATATCAATGCCTAGAGGATTCGTCCATCACTATGATATCaatatacaaccagataaatgCCCTCGAAAG gTAAATAGGGAAATTATTGAGACAATGGTACATGCATATAGCAAAATTTTCGGAACTTTAAAACCAGTATTTGATGGCCGAAATAATCTTTATACACGAGACCCATTACCGATTGGTAACGATAGACTCGAATTAGAAGTAACCTTACCTGGTGAAGGTAAAGATCGTGTTTTTCGCGTAACTATTAAATGGGTCGCACAG GTTTCGCTATATGCTTTGGAAGAAGCGCTTGAGGGGCGCACTCGACAAATACCTTATGATGCCATCCTTGCCTTGGATGTTGTTATGCGGCATTTACCATCTATGACGTATACTCCTGTTGGCAGGAGCTTTTTCTCATCTCCAGATGGTTACTATCATCCTCTCGGTGGGGGGCGAGAAGTTTGGTTTGGTTTCCATCAATCTGTTCGACCAAGCCAATGGAAAATGATGCTTAACATCGATG TTTCGGCAACTGCATTTTACAAGGCTCAACCAGTGATAGATTTTATGTGTGAAGTTCTCGATATCAGAGATATCAACGAGCAGAGAAAACCACTGACTGATTCACAAAGAGTCAAATTCACCAAAGAAATCAAAGGTTTGAAAATAGAAATAACGCATTGTGGtacaatgaaaagaaaatatagaGTATGCAACGTTACACGACGACCTGCACAAATGCAATC ATTCCCTTTACAATTAGAAAATGGACAAACAGTGGAATGTACTGTAGCCAAGTATTTCTTAGACaagtataaaatgaaattacgCTATCCTCATCTTCCTTGTCTTCAAGTTGGTCAAgagcacaaacacacatatttacCCTTAGAAGTATCAAATATCGTTCCAGGACAgagatgtataaaaaaattgacagaTATGCAAACGTCGACGATGATTAAAGCAACAGCTCGTAGCGCTCCAGATAG AGAACGAGAGATCAATAATTTAGTTCGACGAGCCGATTTCAATAATGATTCGTACGTGCAAGAATTTGGTTTGACAATTAGCAATCATATGATGGAAGTACGTGGTCGAGTATTGCCACCTCCTAAACTACAATATGGTGGACGAATTTCTTCACTGGGAGGACaa AGTAAACAGCAGGCGCTGCCCAATCAGGGAGTGTGGGATATGCGTGGAAAACAGTTCTTCACTGGAGTTGAAATTCGCGTCTGGGCCATCGCATGTTTTGCACCGCAACGTACTGTTCGGGAGGATGCTTTAAA AAATTTTACGCAGCAGCTGCAAAAGATCTCGAACGATGCTGGCATGCCGATAATAGGACAACCTTGCTTTTGCAAATACGCCACTGGACCTGATCAAGTTGAACCTAtgttcaaatatttgaaatctaCATTTGTTTCATTGCAGTTAGTTGTCGTTGTTCTTCCAGGAAAAACTCCAGTTtatg CTGAAGTAAAAAGAGTTGGAGATACTGTTCTCGGAATGGCTACTCAATGCGTCCAAGCAAAAAATGTCAATAAAACATCACCACAGACATTAAGCAATCTCTGTTTGAAAATTAATGTTAAATTGGGTGGCATAAACTCAATTTTGGTGCCGTCTCTTAGACCCAAAGTGTTCAACGAGCCTGTCATATTTTTGGGAGCCGACGTGACACATCCTCCCGCTGGAGACAATAAGAAGCCATCTATAGCAGCCGTTGTCGGGTCAATGGACGCTCATCCGTCTAGATATGCAGCCACTGTACGAGTACAGCAGCATAG GCAGGAGATTATTCAGGAAATGAGTAGTATGGTCCGTGAGTTACTCATAATGTTCTATAAAAGTACGGGTGGTTTCAAACCGCACCGAATCATCATGTACCGAGATGGTGTGTCAGAAGGACAGTTTATACATGTTTTACAACACGAATTGACTGCGGTCCGTGAAGCTTGCATTAAACTCGAAGCCGATTATAAACCTGGTATAACATTCATTGTGGTGCAAAAACGTCACCACACCCGACTGTTCTGTTCCGATAAAAAAGAACAGTCTGGCAAGTCTGGAAATATACCTGCAGGCACGACGGTAGACGTTGGCATAACACATCCAACCGAGTTTGACTTTTATTTATGCAGTCATCAAGGTATTCAG ggtACAAGTCGACCATCTCATTACCATGTCTTGTGGGATGATAATCATTTCGATTCAGACGAGCTGCAGTGCTTGACTTATCAGCTATGTCACACGTATGTGCGCTGCACAAGATCGGTGAGCATTCCAGCGCCAGCATACTACGCTCATCTTGTTGCGTTTAGAGCTCGCTATCACCTTGTGGAAAAAGAGCACGATTCTGGTGAAGGCAGTCATCAATCTGGCTGTTCCGAAGATCGCACTCCTGGCGCAATGGCTAGAGCTATCACAGTTCATGCCGACACAAAGAAAGTCATGTACTTTgcttaa